A window of Selenomonas ruminantium subsp. lactilytica TAM6421 contains these coding sequences:
- the uvrA gene encoding excinuclease ABC subunit UvrA, protein MEQFIKIKGARAHNLKNINVDIPRDKLVVVTGLSGSGKSSLAFDTVYAEGQRRYVESLSSYARQFLGQMDKPDVDNIDGLSPAISIDQKTTSHNPRSTVGTVTEIYDYLRLLFARAGRPHCPKCGKPITQQTVDQMVDQIKELPERTKLLIMAQVVRGKKGEHRKILDHIRHEGYVRVRIDGEIFDINDDINLEKNKKHTIEVVIDRLVVREGMDQRLADSLETALKLGEGVVYVQIVDGETLMFSENFACVDCGISLPEITPRMFSFNSPFGACPVCMGLGSHMEFDEELVIPDPRLSVGGGVFAPLSKNPHSYAMCAMAAVLRDYGCDMDTPWKDLDKKTQKVLLYGSKDEKFRFHYVNMFGENKEYNVEFEGVMPTLSRRYHETDSDEMRESYENYMTEIPCSACHGARLKPETLSVLVGGKNIHEVTNMNIREAEEFFQNLELTPREEKIAKQILKEIHARLNFLLNVGLDYLTLSRAAGTLSGGEAQRIRLATQIGSGLQGVLYVLDEPSIGLHQRDNNRLLETLKNLRDLGNTLLVVEHDEDTMYAADHIIDIGPGAGEHGGQVVAQGTAQEIMQVPESVTGQYLSRKKFIPVPSRRRPGNGNFLEVVGAAENNLKDINVKFPLGTLTLVTGVSGSGKSTLVNEILYKGIASRLYHAKGKPGKHKKIKGLEHIDKIIDIDQQPIGRTPRSNPATYTGVFDAIRDLFSQTSEAKVRGYKPGRFSFNVKGGRCEACKGDGILKIEMHFLPDVYVPCEVCKGARYNRETLEVRYKGKTIADVLDMTIDEAVAFFANVPRIARKLQIIQDVGLGYIKLGQPATTLSGGEAQRVKLATELSRRSTGKTLYILDEPTTGLHSADIHKLLGILQRLVDGGDTVVVIEHNLDVIKTADYIIDLGPEGGDKGGTIVASGRPEDIVKVPASYTGKFLKPLLEEKNE, encoded by the coding sequence ATGGAACAATTTATCAAAATAAAGGGCGCCCGCGCCCATAATCTTAAAAATATCAATGTGGATATCCCGCGGGACAAGCTTGTGGTAGTTACAGGATTATCTGGTTCGGGCAAGTCCTCGTTGGCTTTTGATACGGTCTACGCGGAAGGGCAGCGGCGCTATGTGGAGTCGCTGTCCTCCTATGCCCGGCAGTTTCTGGGGCAGATGGACAAGCCCGACGTGGATAATATCGATGGCCTGTCGCCAGCTATATCCATTGACCAGAAGACCACCAGCCATAATCCCCGTTCCACCGTGGGCACGGTGACGGAGATTTACGATTACCTGCGTCTGCTCTTTGCCCGGGCGGGGCGGCCCCACTGCCCCAAGTGCGGCAAGCCCATCACCCAGCAGACCGTGGATCAGATGGTGGATCAGATCAAGGAACTGCCGGAGCGCACGAAGCTTTTGATCATGGCTCAGGTAGTGCGGGGCAAGAAGGGGGAGCATCGCAAGATTCTTGACCATATTCGCCATGAGGGCTATGTGCGGGTGCGCATTGACGGGGAAATCTTCGACATCAACGACGACATCAATCTTGAGAAGAACAAGAAGCATACCATCGAAGTGGTCATTGACCGGCTGGTTGTTCGCGAAGGCATGGATCAGCGGCTGGCGGATTCGCTGGAAACGGCGTTGAAGCTGGGTGAAGGCGTCGTCTATGTGCAGATTGTGGATGGCGAAACCTTGATGTTCAGTGAGAACTTCGCCTGCGTGGACTGTGGCATCAGCCTGCCAGAAATCACGCCGCGCATGTTCTCCTTCAACAGTCCTTTTGGGGCCTGCCCGGTTTGTATGGGACTGGGCAGTCATATGGAATTTGACGAGGAACTGGTGATTCCCGATCCTCGGCTTTCCGTGGGGGGCGGTGTGTTTGCGCCCCTGTCGAAAAATCCCCATTCCTATGCCATGTGTGCCATGGCAGCGGTGCTGCGTGATTATGGCTGTGATATGGATACGCCCTGGAAAGATTTGGACAAGAAAACGCAGAAGGTCCTGCTCTATGGCTCGAAAGATGAAAAATTCCGCTTCCACTATGTCAATATGTTTGGCGAGAACAAGGAATACAATGTGGAATTTGAGGGCGTGATGCCCACCTTGTCCCGCCGTTACCATGAGACGGATTCAGATGAGATGCGGGAGTCCTATGAGAACTATATGACGGAGATTCCCTGCTCCGCTTGCCATGGGGCAAGACTTAAACCTGAAACTTTGTCTGTATTAGTGGGCGGCAAAAATATCCATGAAGTTACCAATATGAATATCCGGGAGGCAGAGGAATTCTTCCAGAATCTGGAACTGACGCCGCGGGAAGAAAAGATTGCCAAGCAGATCCTCAAGGAAATCCATGCACGCTTGAATTTCCTGCTGAATGTCGGCTTGGACTATCTGACCTTATCCCGGGCGGCGGGCACTTTGTCCGGTGGCGAGGCCCAGCGTATCCGGCTGGCCACCCAGATTGGTTCCGGTCTGCAGGGGGTGCTCTATGTTTTGGACGAACCCAGCATTGGCCTGCATCAGCGGGACAACAACCGACTGTTGGAAACTCTCAAGAATCTGCGGGATTTAGGCAATACCCTGCTGGTGGTGGAGCATGATGAAGATACCATGTACGCTGCTGACCATATCATCGACATCGGCCCTGGGGCCGGGGAACATGGCGGCCAAGTGGTGGCTCAGGGTACGGCCCAGGAAATCATGCAGGTGCCCGAGTCGGTGACTGGTCAATACCTGTCCCGCAAGAAATTTATTCCTGTGCCCTCCCGCCGTCGTCCGGGGAATGGCAATTTCCTTGAAGTGGTCGGTGCGGCAGAAAACAATCTCAAGGACATCAATGTGAAATTCCCCCTGGGCACTCTGACCTTGGTAACGGGCGTGTCCGGTTCAGGCAAGAGTACCCTGGTCAATGAGATCCTTTACAAGGGCATTGCCTCCCGTCTCTACCATGCCAAGGGCAAGCCGGGGAAGCATAAGAAGATCAAGGGGCTGGAACATATCGACAAGATCATCGATATTGACCAGCAGCCCATTGGCCGCACCCCCCGTTCCAATCCGGCAACTTATACCGGCGTTTTTGACGCCATTCGGGATCTGTTCAGCCAGACCAGCGAAGCCAAGGTGCGCGGCTATAAGCCGGGACGCTTCAGCTTCAATGTGAAAGGGGGGCGCTGTGAAGCCTGCAAGGGCGATGGCATCTTGAAAATAGAAATGCATTTCCTGCCGGATGTCTATGTGCCCTGCGAGGTCTGCAAGGGAGCCCGCTACAATCGGGAAACTTTGGAAGTCCGCTACAAGGGCAAGACCATTGCTGATGTGCTGGATATGACCATCGATGAAGCAGTGGCTTTCTTTGCCAATGTCCCCCGTATTGCCCGGAAGCTGCAGATCATTCAGGATGTGGGGTTAGGCTATATCAAGCTGGGGCAGCCGGCTACCACTTTGTCCGGCGGCGAAGCCCAGCGCGTGAAACTGGCCACGGAACTATCCCGCCGCAGTACGGGCAAGACGCTCTACATCTTGGACGAGCCCACTACGGGGCTTCATTCGGCGGATATCCATAAGCTGTTGGGGATTTTGCAGCGGCTGGTGGATGGGGGCGATACCGTCGTGGTCATTGAGCATAATCTCGATGTGATTAAGACGGCGGATTATATTATCGACCTGGGGCCTGAAGGGGGAGATAAGGGAGGCACCATTGTGGCCTCTGGCAGACCCGAAGATATCGTGAAGGTTCCGGCGTCTTACACTGGGAAATTCCTGAAACCCTTGCTTGAAGAGAAGAATGAATAA
- a CDS encoding alkyl/aryl-sulfatase encodes MKEKLTVEKKDATAWTAKKNAAVYQQLDFHDKREGEFARRGLMAAPEALEIRNAAGEVVWSQAAYAFLDEMKKAPDTANPSLWENTKNNHIAGLFEVTKGIYQVRGFDMANVTLIAGDTGWIVFDTSMAVETAKAAMELVEKHLGKRPVKAVIISHPHIDHFGGVKAFLTDEEAADRSLPIEEQIASGKIPVIVPQGFTKSAMEENLYAGSAMGRRASYQYGVFLEKGPRGGLGIGIGMGQARRGTSSFILPTWEIKETGESMVIDGVEMEFQMTPGTEAPAEMNTYFPQKKALWLAENCTCTLHNLYTLRGAQVRDGNAWAKYIMEAAALYGDKTEVTFQSHNWPHWGKDLIRDYLLDTAAVYKFINDETLALLNLGYTADEIAHTIELTPMLAKNWYTRQYYGTVSHDAKAVYQKFMGWYDANPIHLHKLPPEESAKKWAEYLGLGSVEAVLKKARQDFVAGEYQWVAELTNKLVFADPGNTEARRLCADAFEQLGYQAESGPWRNCYLTGAVELRHGNLMLKVPNRPGFGGDMMANLTPEMAFDYMGILLDRQATAEENAAIRFELTDIKETYTAYLRYGVLLYAKEARPVDTVVKCPAKALLLLMAGMADKFRQAAEITGDAAPMELLMNSLNRFVGGKPGDFNIVEP; translated from the coding sequence TTGAAGGAAAAACTAACGGTTGAGAAAAAGGATGCGACAGCCTGGACGGCGAAAAAGAATGCGGCGGTTTATCAGCAGCTGGATTTTCACGACAAACGCGAAGGGGAGTTCGCGCGGCGGGGATTGATGGCGGCACCAGAGGCTTTGGAAATACGGAATGCAGCCGGAGAGGTGGTGTGGAGTCAGGCTGCTTATGCCTTTTTGGACGAGATGAAGAAAGCACCTGACACAGCGAATCCGAGCCTCTGGGAAAATACGAAGAACAATCACATTGCGGGGCTCTTTGAGGTCACCAAAGGCATTTACCAGGTGCGGGGCTTTGATATGGCTAATGTGACATTGATTGCCGGAGATACAGGCTGGATTGTCTTCGATACCTCCATGGCGGTGGAGACGGCAAAGGCAGCCATGGAGCTGGTCGAGAAGCATTTGGGCAAGCGGCCTGTCAAAGCTGTCATTATTTCTCATCCACATATCGACCATTTCGGTGGTGTCAAGGCCTTCCTGACCGATGAGGAAGCGGCGGATCGCTCGCTGCCGATTGAGGAACAGATTGCCAGCGGCAAGATCCCTGTCATCGTGCCCCAGGGGTTTACCAAGTCTGCTATGGAAGAGAATCTTTATGCAGGCAGCGCCATGGGGCGGCGGGCCAGCTATCAGTATGGCGTTTTCCTGGAAAAAGGGCCCCGGGGCGGTCTGGGCATTGGCATTGGCATGGGCCAGGCCCGGCGGGGCACTTCTTCCTTTATCCTGCCTACCTGGGAAATCAAGGAGACGGGGGAATCAATGGTCATCGATGGGGTGGAGATGGAATTCCAGATGACGCCGGGGACAGAAGCGCCCGCGGAGATGAATACCTATTTCCCCCAGAAAAAAGCCCTGTGGCTGGCGGAGAACTGTACCTGCACCCTGCATAATCTCTATACTCTGAGGGGGGCTCAGGTACGGGATGGCAATGCCTGGGCCAAGTACATCATGGAGGCGGCGGCTCTTTATGGCGATAAGACTGAGGTGACTTTCCAGTCCCACAATTGGCCGCACTGGGGGAAGGATTTGATTCGCGATTACTTGCTGGATACGGCGGCAGTCTATAAATTCATCAACGATGAGACATTGGCCCTGTTGAATCTGGGGTACACTGCTGACGAAATCGCCCATACCATTGAACTGACGCCTATGCTGGCGAAAAACTGGTATACCCGTCAGTATTATGGCACGGTGTCCCATGATGCCAAGGCGGTCTATCAGAAATTCATGGGCTGGTATGATGCTAATCCCATTCATCTGCACAAGCTACCGCCGGAGGAGAGCGCGAAAAAGTGGGCCGAGTACCTGGGCCTGGGCAGCGTGGAGGCTGTTTTGAAGAAGGCCCGGCAGGATTTTGTGGCTGGGGAATACCAATGGGTGGCGGAGCTGACCAATAAGCTGGTCTTTGCCGACCCCGGGAATACCGAGGCCCGTCGGCTCTGTGCCGATGCCTTCGAACAGCTGGGGTATCAGGCGGAATCTGGCCCCTGGCGCAACTGCTATCTGACGGGAGCCGTGGAACTGCGCCATGGCAATTTGATGTTGAAGGTGCCCAATCGCCCCGGTTTTGGTGGCGATATGATGGCAAACCTCACCCCGGAAATGGCCTTTGATTATATGGGGATTTTGCTGGATAGGCAGGCCACGGCAGAGGAGAATGCTGCCATCCGCTTCGAGCTTACCGATATCAAGGAAACGTATACTGCCTATCTGCGTTACGGCGTGCTGCTCTACGCCAAAGAAGCACGGCCGGTGGATACTGTGGTGAAGTGTCCTGCCAAGGCCCTGTTGCTGCTGATGGCAGGAATGGCGGACAAATTCCGCCAGGCAGCGGAGATTACGGGAGATGCTGCCCCTATGGAGCTGTTGATGAATTCGTTGAACCGCTTTGTGGGCGGCAAGCCCGGGGATTTCAATATTGTGGAGCCATGA
- a CDS encoding dicarboxylate/amino acid:cation symporter, with product MFERWRTFELTGETFRETIAAIGESLLKLGVSTKEAATARQLLEHIYSLQLSLRPEVHVKVSLQKHFGDISVRMETIGKAYNPLQVLTEWNEEDPDYQRTIVLKSKKEMLSYTHSNGKNIVTIKVHEAGNKQIRYTLFAMVMGILAGALIQEMLSPDFIAMLNKNIIGSIRTMFLNSLNMMIAPVVFFSIISGITSISNASDIGRIGGKLVGTYMCTTIIATTLSIIIGLFIFHGAVPQMGTVSGGGERMSISLLDMIVNVVPENLVAPIVNRDMLQIIFVSVLFGITINMLGEKAQLLKNFIETMNTFCLRVITLLAQFIPLIAFLSMMALMFTVGTDSLLLLGRVLVGQFIGAIAMLGIYATVMVLMGKISPLPFLKKIGSFVPVAISMGSSTAAMPFTMRFCTEKMGVSPKLSSFSIPLGATVNMDGGCFYFSIQAILLAKMYGLEMTPAFIGALFVTVVALSIGAPGVPGGSFVCLTSIIVSFGLPVEASAIVLGIDPLTSMFRTTINTIGDIAVTTALSKNENMLDEAAYMHTEQAA from the coding sequence ATGTTTGAACGATGGCGTACTTTTGAGCTGACAGGCGAAACATTCCGAGAGACCATCGCAGCCATTGGCGAATCGCTGCTAAAGCTGGGGGTATCCACCAAAGAAGCAGCGACAGCCAGGCAGCTTTTGGAGCACATCTACTCCCTGCAGCTTTCCCTGCGCCCCGAAGTCCATGTCAAGGTCTCTTTGCAAAAGCACTTCGGCGATATTTCCGTGCGCATGGAAACCATCGGTAAGGCCTACAATCCATTGCAGGTTTTGACGGAATGGAACGAAGAAGATCCGGACTATCAGCGGACAATCGTATTGAAGTCCAAAAAAGAAATGCTTTCCTATACCCACAGCAATGGAAAGAACATCGTCACCATCAAAGTCCATGAAGCGGGCAACAAGCAGATTCGCTATACCCTGTTCGCCATGGTCATGGGCATTCTGGCCGGGGCCCTTATCCAGGAAATGCTCTCGCCGGATTTCATCGCCATGCTGAACAAGAACATCATCGGCAGCATCCGCACCATGTTCCTCAATTCCCTGAATATGATGATTGCCCCGGTGGTGTTCTTCTCCATCATCTCCGGCATAACCAGCATCTCCAACGCTTCGGATATCGGCCGCATCGGCGGCAAGCTGGTGGGCACTTACATGTGTACCACCATAATTGCCACAACCCTCAGCATCATCATCGGCCTGTTTATCTTCCACGGCGCCGTGCCACAGATGGGGACTGTCAGTGGCGGCGGCGAAAGGATGAGCATTTCCCTGTTGGATATGATTGTGAACGTGGTGCCGGAAAATCTCGTGGCCCCCATTGTGAATCGGGATATGCTGCAGATCATTTTCGTCTCTGTGCTCTTCGGCATAACCATCAATATGTTGGGGGAAAAAGCCCAACTGCTGAAAAACTTCATTGAAACCATGAATACCTTCTGCCTGCGTGTCATCACCCTGCTGGCCCAGTTCATCCCGTTGATTGCCTTTCTGTCCATGATGGCCTTGATGTTCACCGTGGGCACTGACTCCTTGCTGCTCCTGGGCCGGGTGCTGGTAGGACAGTTTATCGGTGCCATCGCCATGCTGGGCATCTATGCCACGGTCATGGTGCTGATGGGAAAAATCTCTCCGCTGCCTTTCCTGAAGAAAATCGGCAGCTTCGTGCCGGTGGCCATTTCCATGGGCAGCAGCACCGCCGCCATGCCCTTCACCATGCGCTTCTGCACGGAAAAAATGGGGGTTTCGCCGAAGCTGTCCTCCTTCTCCATCCCCTTGGGGGCTACGGTCAATATGGACGGCGGCTGCTTCTATTTTTCCATTCAGGCAATTTTGCTGGCGAAAATGTACGGCCTCGAAATGACGCCGGCCTTTATCGGGGCCCTCTTCGTCACCGTTGTGGCCCTGTCCATCGGGGCTCCGGGGGTGCCGGGCGGTTCCTTTGTCTGCCTGACCTCCATCATCGTTTCCTTCGGCCTGCCCGTAGAAGCCTCGGCCATCGTGCTGGGTATTGACCCGCTGACCTCCATGTTCCGCACTACCATCAACACCATCGGTGACATCGCCGTGACCACGGCCCTGTCGAAAAACGAGAACATGCTGGACGAAGCGGCCTATATGCATACAGAACAGGCAGCATAA
- a CDS encoding tRNA (mnm(5)s(2)U34)-methyltransferase — MQTVSNVLNLVKAAIMPALEQARVVVDATAGNGHDTLFLAEHTSDLAKIYAFDIQEAALDNTRQRTAEYAGRIEYVLRSHAEIGAVVAENIDLAIFNLGYLPGQEHALTTRKESTLLAVQQVLEKLSLNGVCVIVAYPGHEAGAQEAEMLEEFLQHLPRKNYTAGCYRLLNHMRTAPYAYVVEKVR, encoded by the coding sequence TTGCAGACAGTCAGCAATGTATTGAATTTAGTGAAGGCAGCAATTATGCCTGCTTTGGAGCAAGCTCGTGTGGTGGTGGACGCCACGGCAGGCAATGGGCATGACACTTTGTTTTTGGCGGAGCATACTTCTGACTTGGCCAAAATCTACGCCTTTGATATTCAGGAAGCAGCCCTTGACAATACCCGGCAGCGGACGGCAGAATATGCCGGCCGCATCGAATATGTGCTGCGCAGCCACGCAGAGATTGGGGCGGTGGTGGCGGAGAATATTGATCTGGCCATTTTCAATCTGGGTTATCTGCCGGGGCAGGAACATGCGTTGACTACCAGGAAGGAGAGCACTTTGCTGGCGGTGCAGCAGGTATTGGAGAAACTGAGTCTTAACGGCGTGTGCGTGATTGTGGCTTATCCGGGCCATGAGGCCGGAGCGCAGGAGGCAGAGATGCTGGAGGAATTTCTGCAGCATCTGCCGCGAAAGAATTATACGGCAGGCTGTTATCGCCTGCTGAATCACATGCGGACAGCGCCATATGCTTATGTGGTGGAAAAAGTTCGTTGA
- a CDS encoding phosphoribosyltransferase family protein, which yields MANRFYDLTVAGCKRSLPILNVTDKLAIAGFIMLGDPNLTLACAKELAKKIPADTDVILTAETKGIPLAADLAREMGMERYVVARKSVKAYMENAVWVEDISITTKGVQKLCLDGVDVDRLKGKNVLLLDDVISTGGSMKALTELTEEAGGKVIGQACVLAEGDAAKRTDIIFLEALPLFDAE from the coding sequence ATGGCAAATAGATTTTACGACCTGACGGTAGCCGGCTGCAAGCGTTCGCTGCCCATTTTGAATGTCACGGACAAACTGGCCATTGCTGGTTTCATCATGCTGGGTGATCCGAATCTGACGTTGGCCTGCGCCAAAGAATTGGCCAAGAAGATTCCGGCCGATACGGATGTGATTCTCACCGCAGAAACCAAGGGCATTCCCTTGGCTGCCGACCTGGCCCGGGAGATGGGCATGGAACGCTATGTGGTAGCCCGCAAATCCGTCAAGGCTTATATGGAAAATGCTGTCTGGGTGGAAGATATCTCCATCACCACCAAAGGCGTGCAGAAGCTCTGCCTCGATGGCGTAGACGTTGACCGCCTCAAAGGCAAGAATGTCCTGCTGCTGGATGATGTCATCAGCACCGGCGGTTCCATGAAAGCTCTCACAGAGCTCACCGAAGAAGCCGGTGGCAAGGTAATCGGTCAGGCCTGCGTGCTGGCTGAAGGCGATGCCGCCAAGCGCACGGATATCATCTTCCTGGAGGCCCTGCCTCTCTTCGATGCCGAATAA
- the surE gene encoding 5'/3'-nucleotidase SurE has protein sequence MRILLSNDDGVKAAGIEALVQALYKEHEVIVAAPMQQQSGMSNALTIGKPIEVARDNALEDKYGIEAWAIGGTPADSAKLYIEAFMTADKPVDLVISGINHGANLATDILYSGTVGAAMEGYFHDIPAFALSLDVDSQLSYQEAANIFAQDFLKLMPENGKCFLFNLNFPLFLKDDVPQYVFGRQGKRDYLNAFTKEERDGKVFYTMAGEVYDRDKGDATDIYATEQGYISITPLVADLTDYMELDKRLEK, from the coding sequence TTGCGTATTTTATTATCGAATGATGATGGTGTGAAAGCGGCAGGCATCGAAGCTTTGGTGCAGGCCCTGTATAAGGAACATGAAGTGATCGTGGCTGCGCCCATGCAGCAGCAGAGCGGTATGAGCAATGCCCTGACCATTGGCAAGCCCATTGAAGTGGCACGGGACAATGCTCTGGAAGATAAATACGGCATTGAGGCCTGGGCCATCGGCGGCACGCCGGCAGATAGTGCCAAACTCTATATTGAAGCCTTTATGACGGCGGATAAGCCGGTGGATCTGGTGATTTCCGGTATCAACCACGGGGCAAATCTCGCTACGGATATCCTTTATTCCGGTACGGTGGGCGCCGCCATGGAAGGATATTTCCACGACATTCCCGCCTTTGCCCTGTCGCTGGATGTGGACAGCCAGCTGAGCTATCAGGAGGCGGCAAATATCTTTGCCCAGGATTTTCTAAAACTGATGCCGGAGAATGGCAAATGCTTCCTGTTCAATTTGAACTTTCCCTTGTTCCTGAAGGATGATGTGCCTCAGTATGTCTTTGGCCGGCAGGGCAAGCGGGATTATCTCAATGCCTTTACGAAAGAAGAACGGGACGGCAAGGTTTTCTATACCATGGCGGGGGAAGTCTATGACCGGGACAAGGGAGACGCCACGGATATCTATGCCACGGAACAGGGCTATATCTCCATCACGCCCTTGGTGGCTGATTTGACGGATTATATGGAGTTGGACAAGCGGCTGGAAAAATAA
- a CDS encoding adenosylhomocysteinase, whose protein sequence is MKSMIRDIKLAPSGHDKIEWVKNFMPVMRAVDEEFSKTKPFAGKKMVITLHLEAKTAYMAEVFMHAGAEVAITGSNPLSTQDDVAAALVEDGVNVFAWHDCTEEEYFNFIDEALKIEPDFIIDDGGDLVHALHTTHRDLLPKIVGGSEETTTGVHRLRGLAQEGKLEFPMIAANDAYMKFLFDNRYGTGQSTWDGIMRTTNLVIAGKTVVIAGYGWCGKGGAMRARGLGANVVITEVDPIKAIEAVFDGFRVMPMDEAAKIGDIFLTLTGDKDVIVKRHFESMKDGAMLANSGHFDCEINIPELESLSKSRRKVRNNIEEFLQPDGRKIYLLAEGRLVNLAAGDGHPAEIMDLSFGVQFFSMMHLLEHGQELAKEVHLMPNEVNVKLAELKLKSLGMAIDTLTPEQRAYLNLE, encoded by the coding sequence ATGAAATCAATGATTCGCGATATCAAGCTGGCTCCGTCCGGTCATGACAAAATCGAGTGGGTAAAGAACTTTATGCCGGTTATGCGGGCAGTGGACGAGGAATTCTCCAAGACCAAGCCTTTTGCCGGAAAAAAGATGGTGATTACCCTGCACCTGGAGGCCAAGACGGCCTATATGGCAGAGGTGTTCATGCATGCCGGGGCAGAAGTGGCCATCACGGGCAGCAACCCGCTGTCCACCCAGGACGATGTGGCGGCAGCCCTCGTGGAAGATGGTGTCAATGTCTTTGCCTGGCATGACTGCACGGAGGAAGAATACTTCAATTTCATCGATGAAGCCCTGAAGATTGAACCGGATTTCATCATCGATGATGGCGGCGATCTTGTGCATGCCCTGCATACCACCCATCGCGATCTGCTGCCGAAAATCGTCGGCGGTTCTGAGGAGACCACCACGGGTGTCCATCGCCTGCGCGGCTTGGCCCAGGAGGGCAAGCTGGAGTTCCCGATGATTGCGGCCAATGATGCCTATATGAAGTTCCTGTTCGACAATCGCTATGGCACGGGCCAGTCCACTTGGGACGGCATCATGCGGACCACGAATCTCGTGATTGCGGGCAAGACCGTGGTTATCGCTGGCTATGGCTGGTGCGGCAAGGGCGGTGCTATGCGTGCCCGCGGGCTCGGTGCCAACGTCGTGATTACGGAAGTAGATCCGATTAAGGCCATTGAAGCAGTCTTTGACGGTTTCCGCGTGATGCCCATGGACGAAGCGGCAAAGATTGGTGATATCTTCCTGACGCTGACTGGCGATAAGGACGTTATCGTCAAGCGTCATTTCGAGTCCATGAAGGATGGCGCTATGCTGGCCAACTCCGGTCATTTTGACTGCGAAATCAACATTCCGGAACTGGAAAGCCTGTCCAAGTCCCGCCGCAAGGTGCGCAATAATATCGAAGAATTCCTGCAGCCCGATGGCCGCAAAATCTACTTGCTGGCCGAAGGCCGTCTCGTAAATCTGGCTGCTGGCGACGGCCACCCGGCTGAAATCATGGACCTGTCCTTCGGTGTGCAGTTCTTCTCCATGATGCACCTCTTGGAACATGGCCAGGAACTGGCGAAGGAAGTTCACCTGATGCCCAATGAGGTCAATGTGAAACTGGCCGAGCTGAAATTGAAATCCTTGGGAATGGCCATCGACACGCTCACGCCGGAACAGCGGGCTTATCTCAATCTGGAATAA